In Desulfopila inferna, a single genomic region encodes these proteins:
- a CDS encoding homocysteine S-methyltransferase family protein, translating to MMNFQTTLTTSSLVLTECAISERLRRDEGVRLHPTLFNTPLIYDSNGRKKLAEIYLQYRDIAAQASLPILLCAPTWRVDRTRLAEAGFDESLLTDAVSFMREIQAKRVDSQSAVYVGGLIGPKNDCYKPDESLNADAAEKYHGWQIDRLAAAGIDCIVAQTIPAVSEALGMARALSSCGIPALISFVINSKARILDSTPLLDAINHIDSQVKNPPLGYMVNCVYPTFIRAQEQEPELFQRLIGIQANSSSLDHSQLDGAAILHQDDLQHWGENMLQLNRKFGVKILGGCCGTDGYYLRYLTEHINAR from the coding sequence ATGATGAATTTCCAGACGACCCTCACCACCTCCTCACTGGTGCTCACGGAGTGCGCCATTTCTGAAAGACTGCGCCGTGACGAAGGTGTCCGGCTTCATCCGACACTCTTCAATACGCCGCTTATCTATGATTCCAACGGACGGAAAAAACTCGCAGAAATTTATCTGCAATACCGAGATATCGCCGCACAGGCCTCCCTGCCCATACTTCTCTGTGCCCCGACCTGGAGGGTCGACAGGACACGGCTGGCAGAAGCCGGTTTCGATGAATCACTCCTTACTGATGCGGTCAGCTTTATGCGTGAGATTCAGGCGAAGCGGGTTGATTCGCAATCAGCGGTGTATGTAGGAGGCTTGATCGGCCCCAAGAATGATTGTTACAAACCGGATGAATCTCTCAATGCAGATGCAGCCGAAAAATATCACGGATGGCAGATAGACCGGCTGGCCGCAGCAGGTATAGATTGTATTGTCGCCCAGACCATTCCAGCCGTTTCTGAGGCCCTGGGCATGGCACGGGCACTTTCCAGCTGCGGCATCCCTGCTTTGATCAGTTTTGTCATCAATTCAAAAGCCCGGATACTCGACTCCACCCCTCTCCTTGATGCCATTAACCATATTGACTCTCAAGTAAAGAATCCGCCGTTGGGATACATGGTGAACTGCGTCTATCCCACCTTCATTCGGGCGCAGGAACAGGAGCCGGAGCTTTTTCAACGGCTCATCGGCATCCAGGCGAACAGTTCATCTCTAGATCACAGCCAGTTGGATGGAGCCGCTATTCTACACCAGGATGATCTACAGCACTGGGGAGAAAACATGCTGCAGCTCAACCGTAAATTCGGCGTAAAAATTCTTGGCGGCTGCTGTGGCACGGATGGCTACTATCTCCGCTATCTGACCGAACATATAAATGCCCGATGA